The Rattus rattus isolate New Zealand chromosome 1, Rrattus_CSIRO_v1, whole genome shotgun sequence genome includes a region encoding these proteins:
- the Ldlrad1 gene encoding low-density lipoprotein receptor class A domain-containing protein 1, with the protein MATFTCPGDSFQWVLGGSRPTVPGGKVWKHEAGRISLPSPLWSLGQADAESNMTTGRKARPGGEGCGPLCYSRRGACLSVFLLLLLAMLAALLLIVTILGHPRRTPEPHSCVTLANRTGFLCHDRRHCIPAHAVCDGIRTCPHGEDEAESLCRDLPQSLPSFLLTTCGNPDSWIYSDQKCDGTNNCGDCSDELSPVTACPPCGPGWWYCTPTVFRYCSCVPRVLCRDGVQHCSDWSDEYSCPGP; encoded by the exons ATGGCCACATTCACCTGCCCTGGAGACTCATTCCAA TGGGTACTGGGAGGAAGCCGCCCTACTGTACCGGGTGGGAAAGTGTGGAAACACGAAGCAGGCAGGATAAGTTTGCCCAGCCCTCTCTGGTCTCTTGGGCAGGCAGATGCTGAGAGCAACATGACCACCGGAAGGAAAGCCCGCCCTGGAGGTGAAG GCTGTGGCCCCCTCTGCTACTCACGCCGCGGGgcctgcctttctgtcttcctgctgcttctgctggcCATGCTTGCCGCCTTGCTCTTGATCGTCACCATCCTGGGACATCCACGGCGCACACCAG AGCCTCACTCTTGTGTGACACTGGCCAACAGGACGGGGTTCTTGTGCCATGACCGAAGGCACTGCATCCCGGCCCATGCCGTGTGTGATGGCATCCGCACCTGTCCTCATGGTGAGGACGAGGCTGAGAGCTTGTGTC GAGATTTGCCCCAGAGcctccccagcttcctcctgACCACCTGTGGAAACCCAGACTCCTGGATCTACTCAGACCAGAAATGTGATGGCACCAACAACTGTGGGGACTGCTCAGATGAGCTGAGCCCAG TGACTGCCTGCCCACCCTGTGGCCCTGGGTGGTGGTATTGCACTCCAACTGTGTTCAGGTACTGCAGCTGTGTCCCGAGGGTCCTGTGCCGGGACGGAGTGCAGCACTGCTCTGACTGGTCGGATGAGTACTCCTGTCCTGGACCCTGA